In one window of Comamonas testosteroni DNA:
- a CDS encoding glycosyltransferase family 2 protein, translated as MNWLSILVPVYNVHPYLEECLTSVIEQTSADIQIVVLDDCSTDGSWELMQTLALRWPGRLQLLQHENNKGLSAARNSMIEVATGDYLWFLDSDDKILPGAIDHLQRIVSTHTPDIVLCDFSVWRTKSRLKHRLRGEVHRRSFQGPAEQLVEDQGVLLSGLLSTGQLHAWSKVSKRSLWDQSLRFPPDRYFEDLMCMPLLALRCKNFYYCNLPWVAYRQRTTSILSTMTLSKARDQSAALLEFSRDLRRSPLHANYTVNLALSQQCTRNFIAGIRFLKHQRNTLPPEKVTQCVDQFRDDFIQASPYSFRDLINIYIRRGWWLRAAKLYRFMHWNPNF; from the coding sequence ATGAACTGGTTGAGCATTCTTGTACCTGTTTACAACGTACACCCCTATCTAGAAGAGTGCTTGACTTCTGTTATCGAACAAACTTCTGCTGATATCCAGATAGTAGTCTTAGATGATTGCTCGACGGATGGCTCATGGGAACTGATGCAGACGCTGGCCTTACGCTGGCCAGGCCGACTGCAACTGCTCCAACATGAAAATAATAAAGGCCTCAGCGCAGCACGCAACAGCATGATTGAAGTCGCCACAGGCGACTATCTGTGGTTTCTGGATTCGGACGACAAAATTTTGCCTGGCGCCATCGATCACTTGCAGAGAATTGTTAGCACTCACACTCCAGATATCGTGCTTTGCGACTTCTCCGTTTGGCGCACCAAGTCCCGCCTCAAGCACCGCTTGCGCGGTGAGGTCCATCGACGCAGCTTCCAAGGCCCAGCGGAGCAGTTAGTAGAGGATCAAGGCGTTCTGCTAAGCGGATTGCTCTCAACAGGACAGCTGCATGCCTGGTCCAAGGTGTCCAAACGTAGCCTCTGGGATCAATCTCTAAGATTCCCTCCTGATCGCTATTTTGAAGATCTGATGTGCATGCCGCTGCTCGCACTTCGCTGTAAAAACTTTTATTACTGCAACCTGCCTTGGGTTGCATATCGACAACGCACGACAAGCATTCTCTCAACCATGACTCTCAGCAAAGCCAGGGACCAGTCTGCAGCATTGCTTGAGTTCTCCCGTGACTTGCGAAGAAGTCCGCTCCACGCGAATTACACAGTCAACCTGGCTTTGTCACAGCAATGTACTCGAAACTTTATTGCTGGAATCCGTTTCCTCAAGCATCAACGCAATACTCTACCTCCTGAAAAAGTCACCCAATGTGTTGATCAATTCAGAGATGACTTCATACAAGCATCCCCTTACTCATTTAGAGATTTAATAAATATATACATTCGCCGAGGTTGGTGGCTACGTGCAGCCAAACTATATCGGTTCATGCATTGGAATCCGAATTTCTAA
- a CDS encoding lysylphosphatidylglycerol synthase transmembrane domain-containing protein has product MSKARKAFVRALMGIALLAAVVYLANPVQLWGRLQQANPWWLLGGFGISIASNVVSAWRWRAMARWLGAEMSLASGMRWYFQAIGLNVLLPGAVVGGDVYRAIALQKTGQAKAASNLSVILDRVSGLWMLCAIGGLGAVACASTLAPWVHMNTAVFIALLLAVIVLWLLLPWIVLQGLRSNWFKLPGAWLEPVRMAAGSPNFLLQLWVQAASSALVQLLSAGALACGAMALGLHLSLAVWAFVIAPVFLMAALPVSVGGWGTREAAAVAALAPFGVPAALAVGIGLLYGVFALGQGALGALIIGFPSRSSS; this is encoded by the coding sequence GTGAGCAAGGCGCGTAAGGCGTTTGTCCGGGCCCTGATGGGCATCGCTTTGCTGGCCGCCGTTGTCTATCTCGCGAATCCGGTCCAGCTCTGGGGCCGGCTGCAGCAGGCCAATCCCTGGTGGCTGCTGGGGGGCTTCGGGATTTCCATCGCCTCCAACGTCGTGTCGGCATGGCGCTGGCGTGCCATGGCGCGGTGGCTTGGGGCCGAGATGTCGCTGGCCTCCGGCATGCGCTGGTATTTTCAGGCGATTGGCCTGAATGTGCTTTTGCCAGGCGCTGTCGTGGGCGGCGATGTCTATCGTGCAATTGCGCTGCAGAAGACCGGGCAGGCCAAGGCGGCCAGCAATCTGTCGGTAATTCTGGATCGTGTCAGCGGTCTGTGGATGCTGTGCGCGATCGGTGGCCTGGGCGCGGTGGCCTGTGCTTCTACGCTTGCCCCCTGGGTGCACATGAATACCGCCGTCTTCATCGCCCTGCTGCTTGCCGTCATCGTGCTGTGGTTGCTGCTGCCCTGGATTGTTCTGCAGGGCCTGCGCAGCAACTGGTTCAAGCTGCCTGGTGCATGGCTGGAGCCGGTACGCATGGCAGCAGGCAGCCCGAACTTTCTGCTGCAATTGTGGGTGCAAGCAGCATCCTCGGCATTGGTGCAATTGCTGTCTGCTGGCGCGCTGGCATGTGGGGCCATGGCGCTGGGCCTGCATTTGTCGCTGGCCGTATGGGCCTTTGTCATCGCCCCCGTGTTTCTGATGGCTGCACTGCCTGTAAGTGTGGGTGGCTGGGGCACCCGTGAAGCCGCAGCCGTTGCGGCGCTGGCTCCGTTCGGAGTGCCTGCCGCATTGGCCGTTGGCATCGGCCTCCTCTATGGAGTCTTTGCCCTGGGCCAGGGGGCTCTGGGAGCCTTGATTATCGGTTTTCCTTCTCGCTCCTCGTCGTAG
- a CDS encoding NAD-dependent epimerase, translated as MSPILITGCAGFIGMHCARRLLEQGVPVVGIDNLNNYYDVALKHARLAELRPHAHFRFVELDVADRQGMADLFAQVAPAKVLHLAAQAGVRYSIDQPDDYTDSNLLGFGNILQGCRKHQIGHLVYASSSSVYGGNTKMPFAESDAVDHPISYYAATKKANELMAHTYSHLYGIPTTGLRFFTVYGPWGRPDMALFKFTKAILAGERIDVYGEGKLVRDFTYIDDIVEGIMRVLDKPATPDASYDSQNPNPGTSTAPYRIFNIGNNAPTVLMDYIAALEGALQMTARKQMLPIQPGDMHSTSADTRVLQAWVGFSPAMPVATGVQHFVDWYRSFYRV; from the coding sequence ATGAGTCCCATTCTGATCACCGGCTGTGCCGGCTTTATCGGCATGCATTGCGCCAGGCGACTGCTTGAACAAGGCGTGCCCGTGGTTGGCATCGACAACCTCAACAACTACTACGACGTGGCACTCAAGCATGCCCGCCTCGCCGAGTTGCGTCCGCACGCCCACTTCCGCTTTGTGGAGCTCGATGTGGCGGACCGGCAAGGCATGGCCGACCTGTTTGCCCAGGTGGCTCCTGCCAAGGTGCTTCATCTGGCCGCGCAGGCCGGTGTTCGCTACTCCATCGATCAGCCCGACGACTACACCGACTCGAATCTGCTGGGCTTTGGCAATATCTTGCAAGGCTGCCGCAAGCACCAGATCGGGCATCTGGTCTATGCCAGCAGTTCCAGCGTCTATGGCGGCAACACCAAGATGCCGTTTGCCGAAAGCGACGCGGTGGACCACCCCATCAGCTACTACGCAGCCACCAAGAAGGCCAATGAGCTGATGGCTCATACCTATTCGCACCTGTACGGCATACCCACCACAGGCCTGCGCTTCTTCACGGTGTACGGTCCCTGGGGCCGCCCCGACATGGCCTTGTTCAAGTTCACCAAGGCCATACTGGCGGGCGAGCGCATCGATGTCTATGGCGAAGGCAAGCTGGTGCGCGACTTCACCTATATCGACGATATCGTCGAAGGCATCATGCGCGTGCTGGACAAGCCCGCCACGCCCGACGCCAGCTATGACAGCCAGAACCCCAACCCTGGCACCAGCACCGCACCCTATCGCATCTTCAATATCGGCAACAACGCGCCCACCGTGCTGATGGACTACATCGCCGCCTTGGAGGGCGCCCTGCAAATGACCGCCCGCAAGCAAATGCTGCCCATACAGCCCGGGGACATGCACAGCACCTCGGCCGACACGCGTGTCTTGCAAGCCTGGGTCGGCTTCTCGCCAGCCATGCCCGTGGCCACGGGCGTGCAGCATTTTGTGGATTGGTATCGCTCTTTTTATCGCGTATGA
- a CDS encoding O-antigen ligase family protein, with product MKTTNLPLHLTSLVAFLIPAFALWIRTGPSYGAALLLLGTLCFMLRWIKIRPASGTWALAIVLLGMAVLWFELTTQQGFHRWDRPIKWALGALCIFFAAAYPPRPNAFFYGLPVGCIGMGALGFWQVFGQGMERATGYTSAIPWGDTALVLACFTGVSAAVFWKEKSWPWRLLQIFSVIAGLSASLLSQARGGWIALAPVLLMFLVIGWQMRSRFFRPLAALLCGLLIVFLLIIGVTPSLRAHIEKAATEVSQFYQEHKVGTSLGIRLEQYRLALEVIPEKPLLGWSRKGFVAETERRVALGYFDPAIIEFKDFIHNEILDSWAKTGIPGVLMQLAIYFVPIFLFWPSRKRLSHLKIQEEWQQALCLRLMGCLMGVMYLSFGMTMPYFAHNSGTVFFIFCLICLWSALQGLDRKPHVQVMNP from the coding sequence ATGAAAACCACAAACCTCCCTCTGCACCTCACATCGCTGGTCGCCTTCCTGATCCCGGCATTCGCACTGTGGATCCGGACTGGTCCATCTTATGGAGCAGCTTTGCTCTTGCTTGGCACACTGTGTTTTATGCTTCGCTGGATCAAAATCCGGCCGGCATCCGGAACATGGGCACTGGCCATTGTTCTTCTCGGTATGGCAGTGCTCTGGTTCGAACTCACCACACAGCAAGGATTTCATCGATGGGACCGACCTATTAAGTGGGCACTCGGTGCTCTGTGCATATTCTTCGCTGCAGCCTACCCTCCGCGACCCAACGCATTCTTCTATGGCTTGCCAGTTGGTTGCATAGGAATGGGGGCATTGGGGTTCTGGCAAGTCTTTGGCCAAGGAATGGAACGGGCGACAGGCTATACCAGTGCGATTCCATGGGGAGATACCGCACTTGTGCTGGCTTGCTTTACTGGTGTGTCTGCAGCTGTTTTCTGGAAAGAAAAGAGCTGGCCTTGGCGGTTGCTGCAAATCTTTTCAGTTATCGCAGGCCTGAGTGCCTCTCTATTATCTCAAGCACGTGGAGGCTGGATTGCACTGGCCCCTGTTTTGCTCATGTTCCTAGTCATTGGCTGGCAAATGCGCTCGCGTTTCTTTCGGCCATTGGCTGCGCTTCTATGCGGATTACTGATTGTCTTCCTGTTAATTATTGGAGTCACTCCATCCTTGCGAGCTCACATCGAAAAAGCCGCAACAGAAGTGAGCCAGTTTTATCAGGAGCACAAGGTCGGAACATCTCTTGGAATACGCCTTGAACAATATCGCTTGGCGCTTGAAGTAATCCCGGAAAAGCCTCTTCTAGGCTGGAGTCGAAAGGGTTTCGTTGCAGAAACAGAACGCCGTGTTGCTTTAGGATATTTTGATCCAGCCATTATTGAATTCAAGGATTTCATTCATAATGAAATCCTTGACAGCTGGGCAAAGACAGGGATCCCTGGAGTACTAATGCAACTTGCAATATACTTTGTCCCGATCTTTCTTTTCTGGCCTAGCAGAAAACGCTTGAGTCACCTGAAGATACAGGAAGAGTGGCAGCAGGCGCTTTGCCTTCGCCTTATGGGCTGCTTGATGGGAGTCATGTATCTGAGTTTTGGCATGACAATGCCTTACTTCGCGCACAATAGTGGCACTGTGTTTTTCATTTTCTGTTTGATCTGTTTGTGGTCAGCTCTCCAAGGTTTGGATCGTAAGCCACATGTTCAGGTGATGAATCCATGA
- a CDS encoding glycosyltransferase family 2 protein — translation MTSVHDSNPEVSIVVPVYNEFDNLPDLVARIDEAMRTQALSYELIAVDDGSTDGSAKRLRELAEQHPWVRAVCLVRNYGQSSALQAGFDRVRGRYVVTLDADLQNEPGDIPLLLERLENDPDVDMISGWRKNRQDKALSRRLPSVLANRLISKFTNVQLHDYGCALKAYRREIIDRIRLYGEMHRFIPSLARDAGARITEIPVRHHARTRGVSKYGIDRTFRVILDLIFIVFFMRFRQRPLHAFGGMGLWMATPGVLILLWLLAQKIMGEAIGGRPLLMAGVMLVLMGMQFIAAGLIGELLTRIYYESGSGLQYHAKDYGAVEYKPADKAAKTETAAL, via the coding sequence ATGACGTCCGTGCACGATTCAAACCCCGAAGTCTCCATCGTTGTTCCTGTATATAACGAGTTCGATAATCTGCCCGATCTGGTGGCCCGCATTGACGAGGCCATGCGCACCCAGGCACTGAGTTACGAGCTGATTGCAGTGGACGATGGTTCGACGGATGGCAGTGCCAAGCGTCTGCGCGAGCTGGCCGAACAGCACCCCTGGGTGCGTGCTGTCTGCCTGGTGCGCAACTACGGCCAGTCCAGTGCCCTGCAAGCCGGTTTTGACCGAGTGCGCGGCCGTTATGTGGTCACGCTGGATGCCGACCTGCAAAACGAACCCGGCGATATTCCGCTGCTGCTGGAGCGCCTGGAAAACGACCCCGATGTGGACATGATCTCGGGCTGGCGCAAGAATCGCCAGGACAAGGCACTGTCGCGCCGCCTGCCTTCGGTGCTGGCCAACCGTCTGATTTCCAAATTCACCAATGTGCAGCTGCACGACTATGGCTGTGCATTGAAGGCCTATCGCCGCGAAATCATCGACCGCATTCGCCTGTATGGCGAGATGCACCGCTTCATTCCTTCGCTGGCGCGTGATGCGGGCGCGCGCATCACGGAGATTCCGGTGCGTCACCATGCACGCACGCGCGGTGTCTCCAAGTACGGCATAGATCGCACTTTCCGGGTGATTCTGGATCTGATCTTCATTGTCTTTTTCATGCGCTTTCGCCAGCGTCCCCTGCATGCCTTTGGCGGCATGGGGCTGTGGATGGCTACGCCCGGCGTGCTGATTCTGCTGTGGCTGCTGGCGCAGAAGATCATGGGCGAAGCGATTGGCGGCCGCCCCCTGTTGATGGCTGGGGTCATGCTGGTGCTGATGGGCATGCAGTTCATCGCGGCGGGCCTGATCGGCGAGCTGCTGACGCGTATCTATTACGAGTCGGGCAGCGGCCTTCAGTACCACGCCAAGGATTACGGCGCTGTCGAATACAAGCCTGCAGACAAGGCCGCGAAAACCGAGACCGCGGCTCTGTGA
- a CDS encoding glycosyltransferase: MRILHFVTGGFSGATQVAVDLSLAALRTPGYEVLLVLRRKPSTDEHKIDALRQQGLQVVVVSNWLHALTVWELRKIIRGFKPDALFAHGFSDHIWGRRAAVAEGVPRIFHVEHNTRERYTRRRLAQAQALMPYTEACIGVSEGVRISLIERGFDPAKCIAIPNGIDLERFPESTLKPWHEREPAIIMASRFARQKDHATLIKAMALLRERGFTPQLYLAGGGKKRLKSKAQSLANQLNLQNQIQFLGNISNLPERLGKMQIFVLSTHWEGMPLALVEGMAAGCACVVSDVIGAREVITEATGCKVPENDDLAMADTLQHLLMQPAQAEALGQSAHRKAFQTYGREHMWNSYRALLAPHAGTD, translated from the coding sequence ATGCGCATTCTTCACTTTGTTACCGGAGGCTTCTCCGGTGCCACCCAGGTCGCCGTAGACCTGAGTCTGGCCGCACTGCGCACACCCGGCTATGAGGTTCTGCTGGTGCTACGCCGCAAACCCAGCACGGATGAGCACAAGATTGATGCCCTGCGCCAGCAAGGCCTTCAGGTTGTCGTGGTCTCCAACTGGCTGCATGCACTGACTGTCTGGGAGCTGCGCAAGATCATTCGCGGGTTCAAGCCGGATGCCTTGTTCGCTCATGGTTTCAGCGACCATATCTGGGGCCGGCGCGCTGCGGTGGCAGAAGGTGTTCCGCGGATCTTTCACGTCGAACACAATACCCGTGAACGCTACACACGACGCCGGCTGGCTCAAGCACAGGCACTGATGCCTTATACGGAGGCCTGCATTGGTGTCTCGGAGGGCGTGCGTATCAGCCTGATTGAACGCGGCTTTGATCCCGCCAAATGCATCGCCATACCCAACGGAATTGACCTGGAACGCTTTCCAGAATCCACTCTCAAACCTTGGCATGAACGTGAACCAGCCATCATCATGGCATCGCGCTTCGCGCGGCAAAAGGATCATGCGACGCTGATCAAGGCTATGGCGCTTCTCAGAGAGCGCGGATTCACCCCTCAGCTCTATCTGGCGGGAGGTGGTAAGAAACGCTTGAAAAGCAAGGCTCAATCACTTGCAAACCAGCTCAATCTACAAAATCAAATACAGTTTCTTGGAAATATTTCGAACCTACCCGAACGCCTAGGAAAGATGCAAATTTTTGTCCTTTCCACACACTGGGAAGGCATGCCTCTTGCCTTGGTAGAGGGCATGGCTGCTGGCTGTGCCTGTGTTGTCTCTGATGTCATAGGTGCCCGTGAAGTCATCACGGAAGCAACAGGCTGCAAGGTCCCGGAAAATGATGACTTGGCAATGGCAGACACGCTGCAGCACTTGCTGATGCAGCCTGCCCAGGCAGAAGCCCTAGGCCAGTCGGCACACCGAAAAGCGTTCCAAACCTATGGCCGTGAACATATGTGGAATTCGTATCGCGCTTTATTAGCCCCCCATGCGGGGACTGATTGA
- a CDS encoding glycosyltransferase family 32 protein gives MNHISRKTRGELWLARCLKTFYGLKTRHLEEAPKLEFSSYGPEARIHSEPRPIPKIIWAYWNGKPPPLVQRCLDTWEFFNPHFEIRVLDDVSMQNYLPIVPSQLHELPPTKRSDWIRLELLRLHGGIWLDASTILTRSLDWVLEQQQLSNADFIGYYLEKYTQYPLRPVIENWFMAAPSGSPFITDVQQEFSTQVIPFSNEEYLENLKKSGIYEELLQKIDMPWYLSQHLAIQRVLHRNFKYRLFLAKAEDGPYFLHALGGWSRTPLKLRLMFSLLHRAPELIKLRSPDRKRLDLYLEKQLYVHGSIAQRYLTDLKQELSTTRSEKENR, from the coding sequence ATGAATCATATTTCACGTAAAACCCGCGGCGAACTCTGGCTTGCTCGTTGTTTGAAAACCTTCTACGGACTGAAGACTCGTCATCTTGAAGAGGCACCAAAGTTGGAATTTTCCAGCTACGGCCCAGAAGCAAGAATTCATTCAGAACCCCGCCCTATACCCAAAATTATCTGGGCTTACTGGAATGGGAAGCCTCCTCCCCTCGTTCAACGGTGTCTGGATACATGGGAGTTTTTCAATCCGCACTTTGAGATTCGTGTACTTGACGATGTATCAATGCAGAATTATCTGCCCATTGTGCCTTCACAGCTTCACGAACTCCCCCCCACCAAACGCTCCGACTGGATACGCCTGGAACTCTTGCGTCTACATGGGGGAATCTGGCTAGACGCAAGCACAATTCTGACTAGATCACTGGATTGGGTTTTAGAGCAACAGCAATTATCAAACGCAGACTTTATTGGCTATTACTTAGAAAAATACACTCAATATCCACTAAGACCTGTCATTGAAAATTGGTTCATGGCTGCTCCATCTGGCAGCCCATTTATTACAGATGTACAGCAGGAGTTTTCAACCCAGGTCATTCCGTTCAGTAACGAAGAATACCTAGAAAACCTAAAGAAATCAGGTATTTATGAAGAGCTTCTGCAAAAAATCGATATGCCTTGGTATCTAAGCCAACATCTTGCAATTCAGAGGGTTTTACATCGGAACTTTAAATATCGACTTTTTTTGGCGAAGGCAGAGGATGGTCCATATTTCCTGCACGCATTAGGTGGCTGGAGTCGTACGCCTCTCAAGCTAAGACTTATGTTCTCTCTCCTTCATCGAGCTCCTGAGCTGATCAAATTGCGCTCCCCGGATAGAAAACGCCTAGACCTTTATTTAGAAAAACAGCTTTATGTCCACGGCAGTATTGCGCAACGCTATCTGACAGATTTGAAGCAGGAGTTGTCTACGACGAGGAGCGAGAAGGAAAACCGATAA
- a CDS encoding zinc-finger domain-containing protein: MTTNAVVELAAKDLNAQGGVFCPSPKADMKLWNSHPKVYLDVAKTGDAKCPYCGTTYRLKAGEVFAGGH, encoded by the coding sequence ATGACCACGAATGCCGTCGTCGAACTGGCCGCCAAAGACCTGAACGCCCAGGGTGGTGTGTTCTGCCCCAGCCCCAAGGCCGATATGAAGCTGTGGAACAGCCACCCCAAGGTCTATCTGGACGTGGCCAAGACCGGCGATGCCAAATGCCCTTATTGCGGCACGACTTACCGCCTCAAGGCGGGCGAGGTGTTTGCTGGCGGGCATTGA
- a CDS encoding ArnT family glycosyltransferase — protein MASNSSTSIRPDWQQALYAKPWIWLALLVCAHIVSRICISAGMKWDESEQILWAQQLQLGYGPQPPLYTWMQWAVCQIFGPSVLALALLKHLLIALTYCLAWLAGRQLLGQKGAWWVAAGLLLMPPFGWDSLRDQTHTVMVTAMTMGLWWAVLRQVQRPQAINFVLIGLFCGLGMLSKYSYAMLIGALFLASVTVAQVRRAIFSRGWWLAPLVGLLVFAPHGFWLASHWGMATTETVQKMSISTEASHLKGLGNLLKALLATLGLWLIAVLVSYRSRLWRTGSNASLPAQVWAWPLLRNYLLIIAICLLAMVLAADVTDFKQRWMLPLTAIAPLALYVWRPTLLEQGVGRMFTTFVVVFALIFLIMATLRPWQGGRKNDPDELNHPVKALAQELRKAGYDGKGVIVGSDHMMAAMLHSQFPQTYALGCSDGAQLRQCLSQADADTAGGLLLITRADKPVAGWWDGIFTTQTKTAVQTLSIPFEKMPASATPAQYQYLWITP, from the coding sequence ATGGCATCAAACTCCTCGACTTCTATTCGCCCAGACTGGCAACAAGCCCTGTATGCCAAGCCATGGATATGGCTGGCCCTTTTGGTGTGCGCCCATATCGTGTCCCGCATCTGCATTTCGGCGGGCATGAAATGGGATGAGTCCGAACAGATTCTCTGGGCCCAGCAATTGCAGCTGGGCTATGGCCCGCAGCCGCCTCTGTATACCTGGATGCAATGGGCGGTCTGTCAGATTTTCGGCCCTTCGGTGCTGGCTCTGGCGCTGCTCAAACATCTGCTGATTGCCCTGACCTATTGCCTGGCATGGCTGGCTGGCCGGCAGTTGCTGGGTCAGAAAGGGGCCTGGTGGGTTGCAGCAGGTCTGCTGCTGATGCCCCCCTTCGGCTGGGACTCGCTACGCGACCAGACCCATACGGTGATGGTGACGGCAATGACCATGGGGCTGTGGTGGGCTGTGCTGCGCCAGGTGCAAAGGCCGCAAGCCATCAATTTTGTTCTGATCGGCCTCTTCTGCGGTCTGGGCATGCTGTCCAAATACAGCTATGCCATGCTCATTGGCGCATTGTTCCTGGCCTCAGTGACGGTGGCACAGGTGCGTCGCGCCATCTTCTCCAGGGGTTGGTGGCTGGCTCCGCTGGTGGGGTTGCTGGTGTTTGCGCCCCATGGCTTCTGGCTGGCTTCGCACTGGGGCATGGCAACCACCGAAACCGTGCAGAAGATGTCGATCTCCACCGAGGCCTCGCACCTGAAGGGTCTGGGCAATCTGCTCAAGGCGCTGCTTGCGACCTTGGGCCTGTGGCTGATAGCCGTTCTGGTCAGCTACCGCTCCAGACTCTGGAGAACAGGCAGCAATGCGTCTTTGCCGGCCCAGGTCTGGGCCTGGCCTTTGCTGCGCAACTACCTGCTCATCATTGCCATCTGCCTGCTGGCCATGGTGCTGGCGGCAGATGTCACGGACTTCAAGCAGCGATGGATGCTGCCTCTGACGGCCATCGCACCCTTGGCCCTCTATGTCTGGCGTCCGACGCTTCTGGAGCAAGGCGTGGGCCGGATGTTCACCACCTTCGTCGTCGTCTTTGCGCTGATCTTTCTGATCATGGCAACACTGCGCCCCTGGCAGGGCGGTCGCAAGAACGATCCCGACGAGCTCAACCATCCGGTCAAGGCGCTGGCCCAGGAACTGCGCAAGGCCGGTTATGACGGCAAGGGGGTCATCGTTGGCTCGGACCATATGATGGCGGCCATGCTGCATTCGCAGTTCCCGCAAACCTACGCCCTGGGCTGCTCTGATGGCGCACAACTGAGGCAGTGCCTGTCCCAGGCCGACGCCGATACCGCAGGCGGCCTGCTGCTGATCACACGCGCCGACAAGCCCGTCGCGGGCTGGTGGGACGGCATCTTCACCACACAGACAAAAACCGCGGTGCAGACACTGAGCATCCCTTTCGAGAAAATGCCTGCCAGCGCAACACCTGCGCAATACCAATATCTCTGGATTACCCCATGA
- a CDS encoding UDP-glucose dehydrogenase family protein: MKVTVFGTGYVGLVQGAVLADVGHQVLCVDVDEKKVAALKAGQIPIHEPGLDALVINNQQLGRLQFTTNAAEGVAHSELIFLAVGTPPDEDGSADLQYVLAVARTIAKHMDGPRIVINKSTVPVGTADKVSAVIAEGLAQRNLQHAFDVVSNPEFLKEGAAVGDCQRPDRIIIGTGNPASEAKLRELYAPFNRNRDKIVMMDVRSAELTKYAANAMLATKISFMNEIANLAEKLGANVEAVRRGIGSDPRIGYHFIYPGVGYGGSCFPKDVKALIHTAREVEFEPLLLNAVEERNHAQRNVLFERISAFYSGQLEGKTIAVWGLAFKPNTDDMREAPSRNLLESLWTAGAKVKAYDPVAMKEARRIYGERADLELVDSPMAAVQDADSLAIVTEWQIFRAPDFDLLAATLHDKMIFDGRNLYEPALPASHGLGYVSIGRPAQQPR; the protein is encoded by the coding sequence ATGAAAGTTACTGTCTTTGGTACCGGCTATGTCGGTCTTGTGCAAGGCGCCGTGCTGGCCGATGTGGGCCACCAGGTGCTTTGCGTGGATGTGGACGAGAAGAAGGTCGCGGCACTCAAGGCCGGCCAGATTCCCATCCATGAACCTGGCCTCGATGCACTCGTCATCAACAACCAGCAACTGGGCCGCTTGCAGTTCACCACCAATGCCGCCGAAGGCGTGGCACACAGCGAGCTGATCTTTCTGGCCGTGGGCACACCACCCGATGAAGACGGCAGCGCCGACCTGCAATATGTGCTGGCCGTTGCCCGCACCATTGCCAAGCACATGGACGGCCCGCGCATCGTCATCAACAAGTCGACCGTGCCCGTGGGCACGGCGGACAAGGTCTCGGCCGTGATCGCCGAAGGCCTTGCACAACGCAATCTGCAGCATGCGTTTGACGTGGTGTCCAACCCCGAGTTTCTCAAGGAAGGCGCGGCCGTGGGCGACTGCCAGCGCCCGGACCGCATCATCATCGGCACCGGCAACCCGGCTTCCGAAGCCAAGCTGCGCGAGCTCTACGCCCCCTTCAACCGCAATCGCGACAAGATCGTGATGATGGATGTCCGAAGCGCCGAGCTGACCAAATATGCCGCCAATGCCATGCTGGCGACCAAGATCAGCTTCATGAACGAGATCGCCAACCTGGCGGAAAAACTGGGAGCCAATGTGGAGGCCGTGCGCCGTGGCATTGGCAGCGACCCGCGCATCGGCTATCACTTCATCTACCCGGGCGTGGGCTATGGCGGCAGCTGCTTTCCCAAGGATGTGAAGGCGCTGATACACACTGCCAGGGAGGTCGAGTTCGAGCCTCTGCTGCTCAATGCCGTAGAGGAGCGCAACCATGCCCAGCGCAATGTGCTGTTCGAGCGCATCAGCGCCTTCTACAGCGGCCAGCTTGAGGGAAAGACCATCGCCGTCTGGGGCCTGGCGTTCAAGCCCAATACCGACGATATGCGCGAAGCGCCCAGCCGCAATCTGCTGGAGTCGCTCTGGACCGCCGGCGCCAAGGTGAAAGCCTACGACCCTGTTGCCATGAAGGAAGCGCGCCGCATCTACGGCGAGCGTGCCGACCTGGAGCTGGTGGATAGCCCCATGGCTGCCGTGCAGGATGCAGACAGTCTGGCCATCGTGACCGAATGGCAGATCTTCCGTGCGCCGGACTTCGACCTGCTGGCCGCAACGCTGCACGACAAAATGATTTTTGACGGCCGCAACCTCTACGAGCCTGCCCTGCCTGCCAGCCATGGCCTGGGCTATGTCTCCATAGGCCGTCCCGCCCAGCAGCCGCGCTGA